In Pelecanus crispus isolate bPelCri1 chromosome Z, bPelCri1.pri, whole genome shotgun sequence, the following are encoded in one genomic region:
- the TEK gene encoding angiopoietin-1 receptor, protein MDPLAHLVLYGFSLMISGKVEAALDLILINSFPLVGNSETSLICITSKWRSRESITIDRDQEDVTNQHREPLEVNEDSKRAAAKTVVWKREQASETIGAYYCEGKLKDEVTRIHTMKMPLGASFHPVALTVTANKGEHVNISFIRVTAKEEDAVIYKNGSFIHSVPRHEVPRELEVSYPQVQPQDAGVYSARYIGGNLFTSAYTRLIVRRCEAQKWGPSCSSHCPSCTNNGICHEDTGECICPPGFMGKTCEKACGANTFGKTCEESCKENYGCRNYMFCLPDPYGCSCATGWMGLQCDKECKPGFYGSNCKLKCNCHNRGTCDRFKGCICSLGWHGLQCEKEGSADLSPHIENLLDPVELNSGVEFKPSCIATGMPLPKSEDFKLLKQDGTVLRPALIVTSNRSEAMFTINRIQPRDTGTWVCSVQTVAGMAEKPFQVTVKVPPVPQYAPRLTDSGHNFLIIDINAELHLGDGPVVSTKLLYKPAKRYQSWMSVEVKGTTKRLDNLEPKTEYQFCVQLSRQGDGGEGHPGPQASFTTAALGLPPPEGLTLFPKSMTSLNLSWHPLTLRTEDDIRVEVERKSVNDNGDESSVITQVPGNMSTLIIKDLEPRQQYMCRVRVNTRSQGEWSNYLYAWTFSDRIPPAPYNIRFSNTTDTSSVISWTTAEGHSISSIIISYKIYGKAEYNHIDIIIKNTSITQYHLKGLEPNTVYQVQINAQNNVGLSNPNTSFELKTLPETKAPYESKGGKMLLIAILGSAGMTCVTILLAFLIMLQLKRANFQRRMAQAFQNVREEPAVQFNSGTLTLSRKAKNSPDPTIYPVLEWNDIKFQDVIGEGNFGQVLKARIKKDGLRMDAAIKRMKEYASKDDHRDFAGELEVLCKLGHHANIINLLGACEHRGYLYLAIEYAPHGNLLDFLRKSRVLETDPAFAIANSTASTLSSQQLLHFAADVARGMDYLSQKQFIHRDLAARNILVGENYVAKIADFGLSRGQEVYVKKTMGRLPVRWMAIESLNYSVYTTNSDVWSYGVLLWEIVSLGGTPYCGMTCAELYEKLPQGYRLEKPLNCDDEVYDLMRQCWREKPYERPSFAQILVSLNRMLEERKTYVNTTLYEKFTYAGIDCSAEEAA, encoded by the exons gTAAAGTGGAAGCGGCACTGGACCTCATACTGATCAATTCATTCCCTCTGGTGGGCAACTCTGAGACATCACTTATCTGTATCACTTCCAAATGGCGTTCCCGTGAATCTATCACAATAGACCGAGACCAGGAGGATGTGACAAACCAGCACCGGGAACCACTGGAAGTTAATGAAGATTCAAAgagagcagcagccaaaacagtGGTGTGGAAAAGGGAACAGGCCAGTGAAACTATTGGAGCATATTACTGTGAAGGGAAACTCAAGGATGAGGTGACAAGGATACATACCATGAAGATGCCGCTGGGAG CCTCATTCCACCCGGTGGCATTAACTGTTACAGCAAATAAGGGAGAACATGTGAATATTTCCTTCATCAGAGTAACAGCAAAAGAGGAAGATGCAGTGATCTACAAAAATG GTTCCTTCATCCACTCTGTGCCCAGGCATGAAGTGCCCAGGGAGCTGGAAGTCTCCTATCCTCAAGTTCAACCACAGGATGCAGGGGTTTACTCTGCCAGATATATAGGAGGAAACCTTTTTACTTCTGCTTACACAAGGCTTATTGTAAGAC GATGTGAAGCTCAGAAATGGGGCCCTTCCTGTAGTTCCCACTGCCCTTCCTGTACAAACAATGGCATTTGTCATGAAGATACTGGGGAATGCATCTGTCCTCCAGGTTTTATGGGAAAAACATGTGAGAAAG CTTGTGGAGCCAATACATTTGGCAAAACATGTGAAGAGAGCTGTAAAGAAAACTATGGCTGCAGAAACTATATGTTTTGTCTACCAGATCCATATGGTTGTTCTTGCGCCACAGGATGGATGGGACTGCAATGTGATAAAG AATGCAAACCTGGTTTTTATGGGTCCAATTGCAAACTCAAATGTAATTGTCACAATCGAGGGACATGCGACAGATTTAAGGGCTGCATCTGCTCCCTCGGATGGCATGGTCTACAATGTGAAAAAGAAG GTTCAGCAGATCTCTCACCTCATATAGAAAACTTACTAGACCCTGTAGAACTCAATTCGGGCGTCGAGTTCAAGCCTTCTTGTATAGCAACTGGGATGCCGCTTCCTAAATCTGAAGACTTTAAACTTTTGAAGCAAGATGGAACTGTCCTAAGG CCTGCCCTAATAGTTACCAGTAATCGCTCTGAAGCCATGTTTACAATTAATCGAATCCAACCCCGTGATACAGGAACCTGGGTCTGCAGTGTGCAGACAGTAGCGGGAATGGCAGAGAAACCATTTCAAGTTACAGTTAAAG TTCCTCCTGTGCCCCAGTATGCCCCAAGGCTTACAGACAGTGGACATAATTTTCTCATAATTGATATCAATGCTGAGTTACATCTTGGAGATGGACCTGTTGTGTCAACAAAACTCCTGTACAAACCAGCAAAACGTTATCAGTCCTGGATGTCTGTGGAAG TAAAAGGCACAACCAAAAGACTGGACAATCTGGAGCCAAAAACAGAGTATCAGTTCTGTGTTCAGCTGAGTCGGCAAGGGGATGGTGGGGAAGGCCACCCTGGACCACAGGCTAGCTTCACAACAGCTGCACTTG GTCTTCCTCCACCAGAAGGTCTCACTCTCTTTCCAAAAAGTATGACATCACTGAATTTGTCATGGCATCCTTTAACACTGAGGACAGAGGATGACATTCGTGTTGAAGTGGAAAGGAAGAGCGTGAATGACAATGGTGACGAGAGCAGTGTTATTACTCAAGTGCCAGGAAATATGTCCACCCTGATCATTAAAGATCTTGAGCCTAGACAGCAATATATGTGCAGGGTACGGGTGAACACCAGGTCCCAAGGAGAATGGAGCAACTATCTGTATGCATGGACTTTCAGTGACA GAATCCCTCCTGCACCATACAACATCAGGTTTTCTAACACCACAGACACATCCTCAGTCATCTCTTGGACAACTGCTGAGGGTCATTCCATCTCCTCCATCATCATCAGCTACAAAATTTATGGCAAGGCTGAGTACAACCACATCGACATTATCATAAAGAACACGAGCATTACTCAATACCATCTCAAGGGCCTTGAGCCAAACACTGTGTACCAGGTTCAGATTAATGCTCAGAATAACGTTGGCTTGAGCAACCCAAACACATCGTTTGAACTGAAGACTCTTCCAGAAACTAAAG CTCCATATGAATCAAAAGGAGGCAAGATGCTGCTTATTGCTATCCTTGGCTCTGCAGGGATGACGTGTGTAACAATTCTCCTGGCCTTTCTCATCATGCTGCAGTTAAAGCGAGCCAACTTCCAGCGCCGAATGGCTCAGGCTTTCCAAAATGTG AGGGAAGAACCAGCTGTACAGTTTAACTCAGGTACTCTCACCCTGAGCAGGAAAGCCAAAAACAGCCCAGATCCCACTATTTATCCAGTTCTTGAATGGAACGACATAAAATTTCAAGATGTGATTGGGGAAGGTAACTTTGGGCAAGTCCTGAAAGCACGCATTAAGAAAGATGGCTTACGCATGGATGCTGCAATTAAACGGATGAAAG AGTATGCCTCAAAAGATGATCATAGAGACTTTGCTGGAGAACTTGAAGTTCTTTGTAAACTTGGTCATCACGCCAACATCATAAATCTTCTGGGAGCATGTGAACATCGGG GATATCTTTATCTTGCTATTGAATATGCTCCCCATGGAAATTTACTGGACTTCCTTCGGAAAAGCAGAGTGCTAGAGACAGACCCAGCATTTGCTATTGCCAACAGTACTGCATCTACACTTTCTTCTCAGCaacttctgcattttgcagCAGACGTTGCTAGAGGGATGGATTACTTGAGCCAGAAACAG ttTATTCATCGAGATTTGGCAGCAAGAAACATCTTGGTTGGAGAAAATTATGTTGCAAAAATAGCTGATTTCGGCTTATCAAGAGGTCAAGAAGTTTATGTTAAGAAGACCATG gGACGTCTTCCAGTGCGATGGATGGCAATTGAATCCTTGAATTACAGTGTTTACACCACAAACAGTGATGT ATGGTCATACGGTGTCCTATTATGGGAAATTGTTAGTTTAG GTGGAACACCGTATTGTGGAATGACATGTGCAGAACTCTACGAAAAACTGCCTCAAGGGTACAGACTGGAAAAGCCTCTCAACTGTGATGATGAAGT